The genome window CGCCGTAGACGTCTTCGCCCTGCCCGTCCTGAGTGAGGTATTGCTCGCCGCAGTAGCTGAACAGGTGATCGCCGATAAAACTCTGGCCCACGCTATGGGTGACTACCTCGTGCAGGTCTTGCTCCAGCACCACGCCCTCACTGAACAACTGCGCTGCATCGGGCCGGGCCAGCAGGGCCTCGAATGCGTCGACACTGTGGATAACTTCCTGGCCGCGCCCAGCGCAGGCATGCACGGGCTTCAGACGAATCGGCCCGCGACTGAGCAAGCGCCTGGCAGCGGGCCGCGCATCCTGCAACGCGAACACACTGAAACCCTCAAGAACAACGTCGCGCACGCGCTCGCCAAACAACGGCGACCAGCCCTCAGGCGCCGTGGCATCCGGGCTTAACAGGCCATGAGTGATGGCTTTGGTGCAGATAAAATCGTAATCGACATAGCCACCCCACAGGTCTTGCGGCCCTTTTACATTCAGCCGCAGTGCTTGGGCCGCGCCGATCAGGGTTTGCGTGGGCAACAGATACAGGTCACGGTCGCTATGGCGTTGGGGGTCATAGCTGCCGCCGAATTTAAGCCCGAGTATCTGCGCCAGCCATCGCGCCAAGGCGCGGTTGGTGTCGACTTCGTGCTGCGGCGCACCGTCTCTCGTGGAGTGAGCAACCACCCATTTTTTTCGTTGAGTCGGGGTCATGCGTCCCCCTTGGCCATCCTGCCATGTGTGTGTGTGCAGAGAGGGTTGCACGGATCAAGCCAAGGCGCGGCGGAACAGGAGGGTTGTTAAATCAATCCGTTACTGAAAAAGTAATGGCAGTAGGCCTGCCTGATTCTGCACGAAGCCGCGCTAAATACGCGGCGTTCTGCACGACTCGCCCCGCCCTCTTCTCCGGCGCCAGCTAAGATACTGGGCCTATCCACCCATCATGAGAACCCGTTATGGCCAAGCAAGCGCTCATCCTGATCGACATACAAAACGACTACTTCCCCCAGGGCAAGTGGCCGCTCGACGGCGTAGAGGCTGCGGCGGACAAGGCAGCCCAGCTACTGCAGGCGTTTCGTCAGGCGGGCGATGCCGTGATTCATGTACGCCATGAGTTCACCTCCGAAGACGCGCCTTTCTTCACGCCGGGTTCCGAGGGCGCGCACCTGCACGCCAAGGTGCTGAACGAAGGCAGTGAGCCAGTGGTGCTTAAACACTTCGTGAATGCGTTTCGCGGCACCGATCTACAGGCCGTCCTGGAACAACGCGCCATCACCGAAGTGGTGGTGGTTGGGAGCATGAGCCATATGTGCATCGACGGCGTCGTGCGCGCGGCCGCGGACCTGGGCTACAAGGTCACGTTGATTCACGATGCGTGTGCTACGCGGGATCTGGAGTTCAACGGGCAGGTGATTCCGGCGGCCCAAGTGCAGGGGGCTTTTATGGCATCGCTGGGCTTTGCCTACGCCAGCGTGATGTCGGCGGATGAGTATCTGCAGAGCCAAGCGGCGGCTGTGTGACCACCGCTTGTTTGCCGGGTTTCAGCGCGTTGCGATGATGAACAGGCGCGGGAAGGGCAGTAACACGGTGCCATCGGCCAGGGCTGGGTAGGCCTGGGTAATCCGCGCCTGGTAGTCCTGCAGGAACGCGGTTTTTTCGCTATCGGACAATGGCGCGAGAAACGGCCGTAACGCCGAAGCCTTGAACCACTCCACCACTGCCGCATGATCCGCCAGCGGGTGCAGGTAAGTGGTGCGCCACACGTCGACAGTGCTGCAATGTTTGCTCAGCAGCTCGTAGTAGTAGCTCGCTGTGTGCCGCTCATTGTGTTTAACCGCGCCAATCTTTACCGACCATGGCCCTTCGGCCGCGACTGCGCGAGCGAGTCGATGGGCAGGCTCGTCGAGGTTATCCGGAGTCTGCACCGCCAGTGTGCCGCCCAGCGTCAGTTGGTTGATCAGGTGCGGATAGAGCGTGGCGTGATTCGGCAGCCATTGCAGGGAAGCGTTGGCCAGAATCACGTCGAAGGTGTGTGCGGGATTCCAGGCGCCGATATCCGCCAATTCGAAGTTCAGTGCCGGCAGGCGCTTGCGGGCATCGACCAACATATCGTCGGAACTGTCCATACCGGTGACGTGCGCCTGCGGGAAGCGTGCGGCCAATACCTCAGTGGAATTGCCAGGGCCGCAGCCCAGGTCGACGGCGGTGCGCACGTCGGTTGCGGGAATCGCCGCGACCAGGTCACGGACCGGACGCGTACGTTGTTGTTCAAACATCGTGTACTGCTTGGCTGACCAGGTCATCGCGGCGCTCCTTCTTTTTGAGGTTGGCGACAGCCTAAATCTTGTGAGCCATGAGAACAAATGCCAGGATTGGCGACCTCCCATACCTTGAAAGTATGCCTATGTTGGAACTTCGCCAGCTTAAAGCCTTCGTGGCGATTGCCGAGGAAGGCTATATCACCCGCGCCGCAGAACGCCTGGGCATGCAACAACCGCCGCTGACGCGAATGCTGCAAAGCCTGGAAGCCGAACTCGGCGTTGTATTGATGGAGCGTTTGCCTCGCGGTGTGCGCCCGACCACGGCTGGACTGGCGTTGCTGGATGAAGCGCGCGCACTCCTGGCGCGGGCCGACGATGTAGCCGATGTGGTTCGTCGCGCGGCTCGGGGTGAACGGGGCCGACTGGCGATTGGGTTTACCAGCTCGGCGGCACTGCATCCTTTTGTGCCCAGCATAGTGCGGCTGTTTCGCGAAACCTTTGTCGGTGTCTCGGTGGTGCTGGAAGAAGCCGGCACCGGTGAGCTGCTGGACGCGCTGGCCCATGAAAAACTCGATGCCGCGTTTATCCGCTCGCCGCTCACTGGCACCCGCTCGCTGCAGGACGAACCGATTCTGGTGGAACCCATGTTGCTGGCGCTGCCGACCGACCATCCGCTGGCACTCGACGCTCTATCACCCCTGCCCTTGGCCGCCCTGGCAACCGAAGCGTTTGTGCTTTACCGCCGCCGCGTAGGGCTGGGTTTGTATGACGCAATTCTGGTGGCCTGCCGGGAAGCCGGGTTCAGCCCGCAAGTGGTCCAGGAGGCACCGCGCATGACCGCGACGCTGAGCCTGGTGGCGGCGGGCCTTGGGGTATCTATCGTACCGGCGTCGATGAAACGGTTGCGCGGCGACGGCATTGTTTATCGCGAACTCACGGAGTGCCGCAGCCTGGTAGCGCCGTTGCATTTGGCGACGCGCCTCGGTGACGGCTCGGCGGTTTTGCAGCGTTTCAAGGAGCTGGTAGTGACAGCGGCTGCGAGGGAGGCTTGAGCATGGGCAATAAAAAACCCCCGAGGCTTGGCCATCGGGGGTTTCGCGCGTTCCGGGTCTGAGACCTTAGAACGGGATATCGTCATCAAAGCTGTCGAAATCCGGAGCAGGCTGTGGAGCGGCCTGTTGTGGAGGCGGTGCCTGACGCGATTGTTGCGGTGCCGACTGCTGCGGGCGCGGAGCCTGCTGGCGTGGGGCCGGAGCGGACTGCTGGTAGTTATTGCCCCCGCCTTGTTGATCGCCCTGCTGTGGACGGCCGCCCAGCAGTTGCATGGTGCCTTGCATGTCGACCACGATTTCAGTGGTGTAACGCTTGATGCCGTCTTTTTCCCACTCGCGGGTTTGCAGTTTGCCTTCGATGTAGACCTGCGAACCTTTGCGCAGGTATTCACCGGCGATCTCTGCAACCTTGCCGAACATCGACACGCGGTGCCATTCGGTCTTCTCGACCTTCTGGCCGGTCTGCTTGTCAGTCCACTGTTCGCTGGTCGCCAGACTCAGGTTGGTCACGGCGTTACCGTTAGGCAAGTAGCGAACTTCGGGATCCTGGCCGCATGTACCGACCAATATGACTTTGTTAACCCCACGGGCCATAACGTTCTCCTAAGCTGGGCGCGCTGTCGGCACTGGGTTGACCAGTTGCTCGAGCGTCGCGCGATCCAATAATTCGGTGTCCAATTTGATGTAAATGGCCGCCTCTTCAGCGACCACTACTGCATCTGTTACCCCGACGACGGCCTTCAGGCGCTCTACCAGGCCAGCTTCACGAATTGCTTCGGGCGACAACGGCAGGCGCAGACTTGTGACGTACGGAGGTTCGCGCATGGTAACAGCAAAGGCCAGCCAAAGTGCAGCCAGCCCGGCGCATCCGAGGAACACAACCGACAAACCGCCATGCTGGAACATCCAGCCACCCATGATGCCGCCCAGCGCCGAACCGAGGAACTGGCTGGTGGAATACACCCCCATGGCCGTGCCCTTGCCGCCCGCCGGTGAAACTTTACTGATCAGCGAAGGCAACGAAGCCTCCAGCAGGTTGAACGCGGTGAAGAACACCACGGTGCCGATTACCAGCGCCCGCAGGCTGTCGCCGAATTTCCAGAAGAATAGCTCAGTGAGCATCAATGTCGCGACGGCGCCCAGGAGAACTCGTTTCATTTTGCGTTTCTTCTCGCCGTAGATGATGAACGGGATCATGGCGAAGAACGAGATCAACAGCGCGGTCAGATAGACCCACCAGTGCTGCTCCTTGGGCAGGCCGGCTTTTTCGACCAGTGCCAGGGGCAGCGCGACGAAGCTGCACATCAGCATCGCGTGCAATACGAAGATACCTA of Pseudomonas fluorescens contains these proteins:
- the tam gene encoding trans-aconitate 2-methyltransferase — encoded protein: MTWSAKQYTMFEQQRTRPVRDLVAAIPATDVRTAVDLGCGPGNSTEVLAARFPQAHVTGMDSSDDMLVDARKRLPALNFELADIGAWNPAHTFDVILANASLQWLPNHATLYPHLINQLTLGGTLAVQTPDNLDEPAHRLARAVAAEGPWSVKIGAVKHNERHTASYYYELLSKHCSTVDVWRTTYLHPLADHAAVVEWFKASALRPFLAPLSDSEKTAFLQDYQARITQAYPALADGTVLLPFPRLFIIATR
- a CDS encoding single-stranded DNA-binding protein — translated: MARGVNKVILVGTCGQDPEVRYLPNGNAVTNLSLATSEQWTDKQTGQKVEKTEWHRVSMFGKVAEIAGEYLRKGSQVYIEGKLQTREWEKDGIKRYTTEIVVDMQGTMQLLGGRPQQGDQQGGGNNYQQSAPAPRQQAPRPQQSAPQQSRQAPPPQQAAPQPAPDFDSFDDDIPF
- a CDS encoding DUF3182 family protein, yielding MTPTQRKKWVVAHSTRDGAPQHEVDTNRALARWLAQILGLKFGGSYDPQRHSDRDLYLLPTQTLIGAAQALRLNVKGPQDLWGGYVDYDFICTKAITHGLLSPDATAPEGWSPLFGERVRDVVLEGFSVFALQDARPAARRLLSRGPIRLKPVHACAGRGQEVIHSVDAFEALLARPDAAQLFSEGVVLEQDLHEVVTHSVGQSFIGDHLFSYCGEQYLTQDGQGEDVYGGSDLLVVPGAYEDLLMLDLPADVREAIEQARVFDSAANQAYPGFYASRRNYDIAQGLDSDGQRRSGVLEQSWRMGGASSAEVAALQSFINNPGLRAIRVSSVETYVDQALPADAIEVYRGPAENSDFLLKYVTVNSYDG
- a CDS encoding MFS transporter, translated to MHDPHSERMSSGETRAASGLALVFAFRMLGMFMVLPVLATYGMDLAGATPALIGLAIGAYGLTQALFQIPFGIISDRIGRRPVIYLGLIVFALGSVLAAQSDSIWGVIAGRVLQGAGAISAAVMALLSDLTREQHRTKAMAMIGMTIGLSFAVAMVVGPLLTRAFGLHGLFLATGGMALFGIVIVAFMVPRSTGTLQHRESGVARKALLPTLKHPDLLRLDLGIFVLHAMLMCSFVALPLALVEKAGLPKEQHWWVYLTALLISFFAMIPFIIYGEKKRKMKRVLLGAVATLMLTELFFWKFGDSLRALVIGTVVFFTAFNLLEASLPSLISKVSPAGGKGTAMGVYSTSQFLGSALGGIMGGWMFQHGGLSVVFLGCAGLAALWLAFAVTMREPPYVTSLRLPLSPEAIREAGLVERLKAVVGVTDAVVVAEEAAIYIKLDTELLDRATLEQLVNPVPTARPA
- a CDS encoding cysteine hydrolase family protein, with the protein product MAKQALILIDIQNDYFPQGKWPLDGVEAAADKAAQLLQAFRQAGDAVIHVRHEFTSEDAPFFTPGSEGAHLHAKVLNEGSEPVVLKHFVNAFRGTDLQAVLEQRAITEVVVVGSMSHMCIDGVVRAAADLGYKVTLIHDACATRDLEFNGQVIPAAQVQGAFMASLGFAYASVMSADEYLQSQAAAV
- a CDS encoding LysR family transcriptional regulator codes for the protein MLELRQLKAFVAIAEEGYITRAAERLGMQQPPLTRMLQSLEAELGVVLMERLPRGVRPTTAGLALLDEARALLARADDVADVVRRAARGERGRLAIGFTSSAALHPFVPSIVRLFRETFVGVSVVLEEAGTGELLDALAHEKLDAAFIRSPLTGTRSLQDEPILVEPMLLALPTDHPLALDALSPLPLAALATEAFVLYRRRVGLGLYDAILVACREAGFSPQVVQEAPRMTATLSLVAAGLGVSIVPASMKRLRGDGIVYRELTECRSLVAPLHLATRLGDGSAVLQRFKELVVTAAAREA